One window of Quercus robur chromosome 5, dhQueRobu3.1, whole genome shotgun sequence genomic DNA carries:
- the LOC126726267 gene encoding probable LRR receptor-like serine/threonine-protein kinase At1g07650 — MYGKSDMHFARRVREVQVSGAEMMMARLLPYIIRFIVFLLVKCMAAQAGSGHTLRDEVKALGEIASQLGKKDWNVNVDPCINEPSWLTPLSKLDSRPLYNNSLICNCSYPDSVCHVVGLFFEAQDLAGVLPRALVKLPYLKSLNLDRNYLSGNIPSEWAFIQLESLSISVNNLSGPIPSFLGKMTTLKHLSLQNNMFSGMVPHEFGNLVNLENLILNANNLTGKLPVTLTNLIKLTDLRISSNNFIGRMPDFFQSWNQLQRLEIQATGFEGPIPSSISILSNLTELRISDLVGEGSKFPNLSSMKGMKRLMLKGCNISGPIPTYISDMTQLLTLDLSFNRLDGIIPYFGGLTHLTYLCLTSNLLTGFVPDWIMSRDSKYQIDLSYNNLLERPLPTCPDNINFFKSFSGRDKLTLRECLDESPCSKDWYSVHINCGGKAATIGNIKYEVDVDPAGAAKYVRVSENWGFSSSGRFWGINTSANDYIANNVSILRMNESELYTSARLSPLSITYYARCLANGPYKVKLHFAEIVIRDNRSFSSVARRIFDIYVQENLVLKNFDIKNSAQGVDKEVVKEFEANVTNKILMIRFYWAGKGTTAAPKKGIYGPLISAISVEADFSLPDDGKIKISIVVGAVVVVLLLIFMILRIFWWKGCLGGRISQENELKGLDLQTGFFTYRQIKVATNNFNAANKIGEGGFGSVYKGILFDGTVIAVKQLSSKSKQGSREFVNEIGIISGLQHPNLVRLYGCCIEGKQLLLVYEYMENNSLAHALFGHADGRLKLDWPTRQKICVGIARGLSFLHEESTIKIVHRDIKSTNVLLDQDLNPKISDFGLAKLDEEENTHISTRIAGTIGYMAPEYALWGYLTYKADVYSFGVVALEIVARKNNIKYRPNENFVSLLDWAFVLQQKGNLMELVDAELGLEFNKEEVLRMIKVALLCTNPSPALRPTMTSVVSMLEGKTVVDELAWDPSIYGHEWSFGAFRDQFGQNPRPSSMETHSLIQLSNTTWNSSSSTSAQDLYSINLDSR, encoded by the exons ATGTATGGTAAATCAGATATGCACTTTGCAAGAAGAGTTCGTGAAGTACAAGTCAGCGGAGCAGAGATGATGATGGCAAGGCTTCTTCCTTATATTATTAGGTTTATAGTGTTCTTGTTAGTTAAGTGCATGGCAGCACAAGCAGGGTCAGGGCATACTCTTCGTGATGAAG TGAAAGCCCTTGGTGAAATAGCTTCACAATTGGGAAAGAAAGATTGGAATGTCAATGTGGACCCATGCATAAATGAGCCAAGTTGGTTAACGCCTTTATCAAAGTTGGATTCAAGGCCACTGTACAACAATTCTCTCATCTGTAATTGCTCATACCCAGATAGTGTATGCCACGTCGTCGGATT GTTCTTTGAAGCACAGGATCTTGCCGGTGTGCTTCCGCGAGCTCTGGTGAAGCTACCTTACCTGAAGTCCCT TAATCTTGATCGTAACTACCTTAGTGGTAACATACCTAGCGAATGGGCTTTTATACAGTTGGAATCTCT GTCAATCAGTGTGAACAATTTATCAGGACCAATTCCAAGCTTCTTGGGAAAAATGACCACACTAAAACATCT GAGCCTacaaaacaatatgttttctGGAATGGTTCCCCATGAGTTTGGAAATTTGGTTAATTTGGAGAATCT CATTCTTAATGCTAACAATCTCACAGGAAAGTTGCCAGTTACTCTTACTAATTTGATCAAATTAACGGATCT AAGAATTAGTAGTAACAACTTCATTGGAAGAATGCCCGACTTTTTTCAAAGTTGGAATCAGCTTCAGAGATT AGAGATCCAAGCTACTGGTTTTGAGGGGCCAATTCCTTCTAGCATTTCTATCTTGAGTAATTTAACAGAGCT AAGGATCAGTGACTTAGTGGGAGAGGGttcaaaatttccaaacttAAGTAGCATGAAAGGCATGAAAAGATT GATGTTGAAGGGCTGTAATATCTCTGGACCAATTCCAACATATATATCAGACATGACACAACTTTTAACTTT AGATCTCAGTTTCAACAGATTGGATGGAATTATTCCATACTTTGGTGGTCTTACACATTTGACATACTT GTGTTTGACAAGCAACTTGCTCACTGGGTTTGTTCCGGACTGGATCATGAGCAGAGATAGTAAATA CCAAATAGATCTTTCTTACAATAACTTGTTAGAGCGCCCTCTACCAACCTGTCCAGATAACAT AAATTTCTTCAAAAGCTTTTCTGGAAGGGACAAGTT AACACTTCGTGAGTGCCTGGATGAATCTCCATGTTCAAAAG ATTGGTATTCAGTGCATATAAATTGTGGTGGGAAAGCAGCCACAATTGGAAACATTAAGTATGAAGTGGATGTTGACCCAGCTGGTGCAGCGAAATATGTTCGTGTGAGTGAGAATTGGGGGTTCAGTAGCTCTGGAAGATTTTGGGGTATTAACACTAGTGCAAATGACTATATAGCAAATAATGTATCCATACTCAGAATGAATGAGTCTGAACTATACACAAGTGCACGCCTTTCTCCTCTTTCAATCACATACTATGCCCGCTGCTTAGCAAACGGACCTTATAAAGTGAAACTTCACTTTGCGGAGATAGTAATCAGAGACAATAGATCTTTTTCCAGTGTTGCCAGGCggatatttgatatttatgttCAG GAAAACTTGgtgttgaaaaattttgatattaaaaattCTGCACAAGGGGTTGATAAAGAAGTTGTCAAAGAATTTGAAGCAAATGTAACgaacaaaattttgatgatTCGCTTTTATTGGGCTGGGAAAGGAACAACAGCTGCCCCAAAGAAAGGAATATATGGTCCTCTCATATCAGCTATCTCTGTGGAAGCTG aTTTCAGTCTCCCTGATGATGGCAAGATAAAGATATCCATTGTGGTCGGAGCTGTAGTTGTGGTGCTACTCctcatttttatgattttgcGCATTTTTTGGTGGAAAGGCTGTTTGGGAGGGAGGATATCACAAGAAAATG AGTTAAAAGGATTAGATCTGCAAACCGGTTTTTTTACATATAGACAAATAAAAGTTGCCACTAATAACTTCAATGCTGCCAACAAGATTGGGGAAGGTGGTTTTGGATCAGTTTACAAG GGTATTCTATTTGACGGTACTGTAATTGCAGTTAAGCAACTTTCATCAAAATCAAAGCAAGGAAGCCGTGAATTTGTGAATGAAATAGGCATAATATCTGGTTTACAACATCCTAATCTTGTTAGATTGTATGGATGTTGTATTGAAGGAAAACAACTATTGTTGGTATATGAGTACATGGAAAACAATAGCCTTGCACATGCTTTGTTTG GTCATGCGGATGGCCGGTTAAAATTGGATTGGCCTACAAGGCAGAAAATATGTGTTGGCATAGCGAGAGGTCTGAGTTTCTTGCATGAGGAATCAACAATTAAAATTGTTCATAGAGACATTAAATCTACTAATGTGTTACTTGACCAAGACCTCAACCCTAAGATCTCTGACTTTGGTTTAGCTAAGCTAGACGAAGAGGAGAACACACACATTAGCACCAGAATTGCTGGAACAAT AGGCTACATGGCGCCAGAATATGCATTATGGGGCTATTTAACCTACAAAGCTGACGTTTATAGTTTTGGTGTTGTTGCATTGGAAATTGTTGCAAGGAAGAACAACATAAAATATCGACCAAATGAGAACTTTGTATCCCTTCTAGATTGG GCCTTCGTTTTACAACAGAAAGGAAATTTGATGGAGCTGGTAGATGCAGAATTGGGTTTAGAGTTCAATAAGGAAGAGGTACTTAGAATGATTAAAGTAGCTTTATTATGCACTAATCCATCACCAGCGCTTAGGCCAACTATGACTTCCGTAGTGAGCATGCTTGAAGGCAAAACAGTTGTTGATGAATTGGCTTGGGATCCAAGTATTTATGGTCATGAATGGAGTTTTGGAGCCTTCAGAGACCAATTTGGTCAGAACCCACGACCAAGCTCAATGGAAACTCATAGCCTAATTCAGTTATCAAATACAACATGGAATAGCTCTTCTTCTACATCAGCCCAGGATCTCTATTCCATCAATCTAGACtctaggtaa